The window ATGATGATATTaatgattgttaattttgtgGGTGGTGAAATCTTTGCAGTGAATGCAGATGAGTGCTTGTTGACAAGAATGCAAGAAATGTCTTTGGATTACCATTTCACTGTGGAGCAAGAAGTTGGGTCAGCTACTCATGCGTTCTTTGGCTTCaatggtaaataaaaaaaatttaataataaactGCCCCATTTCCATTTTGATGACAGGGGACAGGAAGTAGTTGGACAGCAACCTTAGATGTTATACGATAGTGAGGGTAACTGGTAATGATTGAAAATGTTTCCTGAATCTAGAAATTTGACTGAGACTTGTTGGCATTTCGCTCATAAGTCATTATTAATTACCATAATTTCTTCGAAATTAAACTTGAGCTGAAAATTTTACGAGAAATTTATGAGATTTAATGTGTGTTATTGAATAATGTGTTCATATGTAATAATGATGGAAACCAAAAGATTTGAATGTGAAAATGAATGGCAATACAGGGACTGCTGGAGTATGGAGAATTGCGGCCATTAATGATGCTGGCGGGTGGAAGGACAGAACTACAGTGGAGGACATGGATCTTGCTGTCCGAGCAAGTCTTAGGGGCTGGAAATTTGTGTACCTTGGTGACCTCCATGTAGGTTATTTACTATTCATAAGCACATACACTGTGTTGTTCTTAGAACAATTCATCTTGGTTTatgatcttatttttattaatggcTAATTTTATTTGTAGGTGAAAAGTGAACTTCCCAGTACTTTCAAAGCTTTCCGGTTCCAGCAGCATAGGTGGTCCTGTGGTCCTGCTAATCTGTTCAGGAAAATGGTGATGGAGATTGTTAGAAATAAGGTTTGgatctttttcatcttttgtgaCTGATCACCATGGCCAGTTTCGAATTACTATGTAGTGTGACAATTCTAATTCAAGTCTATTTTGCATATTTCAGAGAGTGAATTTCTGGAAAAAAGTCTATGTGATCTATAGCTTTTTCTTCGTTAGAAAGATCATAGCTCACATGGTGACCTTCTGCTTCTACTGTGTTGTTCTCCCACTAACCATTTTGGTTCCTGAAGTGAAAGTTCCAATCTGGGGAGCTGTTTACATCCCTTCTGTCATTACCATTCTAAATTCAGTAGGAACTCCAAGGTATGGCCATTTTTATAACTTGCTCGTCTACTTGCAAGAATCAGGACAGAATTAACAACTCATCCTTGAATGTGCAGGTCAATTCACTTACTGTTTTACTGGATCCTTTTCGAGAACGTTATGTCTTTGCACCGGACTAAGGCAACTCTTATCGGTCTGCTAGAAGCTGGAAGAGTCAATGAGTGGGTTGTCACAGAAAAACTAGGAAATACACTTCAGAAAGCAGCAGATGCAAGGAAAGCAAACACCAAAGCACCCAGAAAATTCCGATTCAAATTCACCGACAGGTAATAATTCCTTGCATAACTTTCAATCCTGGTGGCAAAAACATTTTACCTGTCACGCACTATAATAGCGTACGTACATAAATTGCAAGTTTGTCCTAGTTCTGATGGATTCAGGGCCTACATTATCTACTCCgtattatttaatgattttgcAGCAGcagaccaaaaagaaaaaaatattagtcttCAGTAGAGCTGGAATAGAATGCTCCTATCTTCATCGAAACTGTCCTGGTTTGGTAAATGTAGCacatgtttttattcttttaacagGAATTTTGTATTCTTTTGACTTTTTAACAGACTCAACACATTGGAGCTGGGATTTGCAgcatttcttttcttgtgtGGATGCTATGACTTTGTTAATGGAAAGAACAACTATTTCATTTACCTTTGGCTCCAAACAGTCACCTTCTTCATCACTGGAATTGGATATGTTGGTACTATTATTCCCAGCTCTTAGTTGCAGCCGCAGCAGCAGCCCGAGTGACATACAAAGGCAACAAAACCCTCTTCGTGTATGTCAAGCTGccatttgtgttttatttttttctcctctacAACTCAATGTATAATTACGTGGGGGGTCTGTGAGCAACATTTGATTTCAATTCCTACCATTTCATtccattgaagaaaaaaaagggtcatTCAACATGATTGACACAAAGGTTATAGCTAATGCCTTCAGAAGATTTAGTGTGAATCACATCATATAGGATCAAGGACAAAGAAGAAGCAGAGACAGCATTAGGGCAACAGGattgttatttcaattaaatagaTTGCTTGTAATTGTgagattttgttctttttgtttctcCTTTGTTAGTTTTCCTTAGTTTAAGAGAATAAGTTGGTGAAATGAAATGGTGTATTTGCAgtcaaagttaattttttttttctagcttcCACATGCTTcctttcttgtttaatttttacacAATACTTTGTTAACGAGACATTAGTCCAGTGGTTAAGGCCCCACTTGGAACGCAATACGAAAACTAATGAAGAACACAGGGCACTTCATTAGTCAATGAGTTCCAGAGAGGCCTCTGTGCTGAAACCAACATTTACTGCTGTGTATATTTGTCAATGAGTTCCAGACTCCAAGTATTCTTAAgtttttgcttgattttgatCCTAACAAGAGGAGATAAATTCTTTGATTCTTCATTGAGGGTCTGTTTGGCACCTATTCTGGTGATACACTTTGCTGCTTTATGTCATAATTGAAACAGGGACCGAAAAAagtaaagtaaagaaaagaaaactcatgAGAATTGGCATAGCATTTGTGCGCATGCCTGATGGGCCAGTTAAATTGTTGCGCAAGGTAAAGAAATCTAATTAGTTATCGTGTTGGCGTGCATTACAAGCTATTCTTGCAATAATGGTCTTGATAACATCCTTGCCTAGGGTTACGTTTATTTTTGTGAAGCGGTGGGGGTGTAGTTTACGTTTTATATGGATTATAGATTTGAAagtatttagttaattaatttatattatagttttacctcaaattctttattaaaaacttggctaaaagaaattataatttgcaATTTATTTTACTACTCGAAAGTTAAACATACACTAAGCTCATTCCGGGTGTCCTCCTCGCGTCTGGAAAATGGTGATTTACAATCATCTTCCTTAATCATtcttaattctttctttttcttcaggAGGTAGACATGCCATATGGATGCTTTCCATGCCTGGTGCCAATCATTTGTTGCTTGTGACAAGAATTATTTCTCACAATCCATCCAATCTAGAGTCATGTTCCTTACTACTTGCTTTAtctgaaattgttttttcatttgcaaggttaatttttctttaaggaACCACCTTCCAAATGATCAGACCTGAAAGATGCTTCATGCTGGTCTCTTTCTTCTACTGGAAGTGTCGATATTATGCGTGTTAAATCCTTTGGCACTTGAACCAATGAAAGCATAGGGAGGGAGCACAATAATTGTCGGCAATGgagaaaacaattataatatttaactGCTTTCTGATCAGAAACCAGAGGTTTACTGTAATTTATATCCAAAccataaacaatataaaaatgagATTTGAGAGCAATAATGGAAACTTTGAAAGCAAGTTGTTCTGAGAGCTTTTTCGTGAGAAACAATGTGCTCGGATCATTACTCCCTTTGCCCATCACCACCCTtttctttatgttcttttaTGATTTGGGGGGTGAAACTACTTAAATATATAGgagaaatcattttaaaaaaacctcaattcTAAGCTTTTTTCAACTAGATGAATGCCTCATCACTGGCCAGTTTCTGCCCCATTTATTTGGCCTTGTATGGAATGGAGTATGCTCAATCTTGTTCGTCGAGGAAGGGTCATGGTGCGCTAAGATTTATGCCGCATCTGCTACATTTTCACAATTATTTGacatacaaatatttattttcgttcaaaaaaacaatcatttgaCAGTTGACACTGCGTGGAAATATTACCAGATCTTAGATGGTCATGGCATGGCAAAGACTAACCAATGCAAACCAATTAATTGAGTTAAGCTGCCATCAAAACTGCTAATATCCTAACAGTGCAGAACTTGTCCCTACCAACATCAAAGGGATAAAAATGCCCACACACAGAAACACAACACACGTTGGATTGGCAGTATAAATGTGAAACCAGCCTCCTTTTTTTTGCTGATAACTAGCAGCCAATCGTATTGGGCCATCTTCCTTTCCAATTATTGTGTGAAAGAAACATGTATTTGATTGAGACATGTAGTGGCTAGCTACCCTCCTGTTGCCACTCTCTTCAAACATCAACTCCCAAAGCATGCAAGGCCCCCCAGTTGGCTAAAGAAGTGCCCTTTTCAATTGGTATGATAACAACGAAAAGTTTAGAAAGCAATAGTATAAAACCATAATTCTTTGCATGATAGTTGTCTACCCAAGAAAAAGCAAGCCTTGAAGACTAGGGATTGAATGATTGCTCAGGAATATATCTAGTTCTCTcgtaaatgacaagaaaattaCATAAACAAAGTGACCTACTCAAAGTCTATTCTATGTTAACAGCTAGGATCGTTTGTTTATGTGGTGTGATTTGCTTTTAACTataatttatgatgttttttttcaaaaactaccACAGTAGAACCACACACCAAGTAATTTCCAGACAACCATTTCAATTGTCGAGTTCCATAGCTTAATTTGAACTTCACCTATGCCATGCTGCATCATATTCTACTTGGCCCTCTGTAATACTGATTGTAATATTGAGCTCTGGTCTTTATAGCGTTTTAAATTCCCACCTGTTGTTTGTGGGGTCTGAGCCTAAATCCCATCTCACTTGAGTCTCTTTTCTCCTGCAACGGAATTAAAAATTAGccactgaaaaaaataaatataggaaCGGGTAATCCTTCTCTCTTAAAGACATTATAGCACATGGCAGTGCCAAAAAGATTACTCGATTATGCTTAGCTTGCCGAAGGAAGTAACATGGTTCCTTAAAGACAGAACTACTGTGTGTTTTAATGTCAACATCGAACTACGATACTCTAATGTCTGGCTGCTAAATCAATGCCGAATCAGCGAAATTTCCTCCATATGTCACATGCACTCTGCCTCTCTTCTTTCACTGTAGCGTCAGCCAATATATCTCACCACTGTAACAAgtgattataaattgttaatctTTCTATCTGTCTAAATTCTTTGATTGTTCTTCAATCATGTTACACTAAAGTTGGTAAGGATCTAGAAACAACTTTCACATGTTCTGCTATTGTCAGTCACACAAACATCCATGAGATTTAAGAGATTATAAATCCGTTAGTTGAAATGTCATCTCACTTGGTTGTCTCTTTGTGCCATTGCCATTTTGAGCCGGAGCTGGATacaggttttttaaaatataataataattgttttttaaattatattttactttaaaatatattaaaataatatatattttttatttttttaaatatatttttgatatctggaatctaaatacataaaaaaaattattttaaaatatatcttgtTCATACTCTATATGTGAGCAATCAATTTCTTGATTACCCACCTGTgttgtttcttcttcctctatcCAATTTGCGTCAGCATTACTGAGTCCAATGGGCGGTTGCAGTAAACGGTCGGAGGCACTGAGAGTTTTCAGACGACAGAAGAGGTCTCCCCCCATCCTGTAACCCCACAAAGGCCCTGAACTACAGTAAAGTACTGCAGTCTCTGCAGGTCCATATCTAATACTGTCTAGAAGGCCCAtatgatgaataaaaataagatttttaattagaatattcatgttattttttattttattaatatgagtgtTTGGATAACCTTGTACGTGCCTCAACTagttttataagtttttaaaattaacgattatgtaaatatttagtaactctaaaatttataaaatttaaattataatcttCACATAACAAAATATACATTTATGTTTAATATGCAGTACGATTGCGATAAAGTCCGTCATGGACTCAAGAGTCCAGAACATAACGTTGGAATTATGatgcagaaaaaaaaacccgtgAAAATAAAGACAATACTGACAAAACAGCCCAAAGACTCAATTACATGGGCGCACAGGTGGAtgaatttattaagaaatttaTGCATCAACTGTCAATCGATCCAAATTGAAGGTaatgcgtttttttttttaatctctccaCGATGAAATCTTCGgactggttttttatttttttatccgatTGGGTAAAACATAGCCTGAATTAACAGGGCTTAGATGATTTTTGTAATGGGCGAAGCCATGCTTCTTGTCCATCTGTTTACTAAATGGCTTCACCACTTAACTATAGTTGGATCTCCTGAGCTTTAGAGACCGGTTTTGGCtattaaattcatattaaaaataatattattttaatatatttttaaatacctctaaaaaataataaatttcaagaaaagcaagaaaattaaTCCGCATGgtattattttagataattttgaggGTAAGATGGCCTGACATTCTTTTCTTCTCGAGACTAATCGTTTATATCGaagaaaataacctaaaaatttgAACGAAGGAAGTTTCATCCTCCAACGAGTGAAcgaattaatagttttttggtCTGATCACCGCCCTATACCAGATTTAGTGAAAAATGGTCATTAAATTTACAAGGTGTACATTCTTTGATGGAATTAATCACATTGGACCATCACGGAAATAGATCATATATGAAACGATCCACCTCAACTCAACGCGCGTTTGTAGTCCAACGGTTAGGATAATTGCCTTCCAAGCAATAGACCCGGGTTCGACTCCCGGCAGACGCATGCGTTTTACTCATTTTGCTTTAATTAAAATCCCggcaaaaaagaaatgaaaatcacCAAATTGCTGGCTGTGGGGTTCGAACCCACGCGTGCTTATGCACAGAAGATCTTAAGTCTTCCCCCTTAACCTCTCGGGCAAACCAGCAACATTTAGCTTTAGCACCAAGTACAAAGTTCTTTAATTAAGCCCACATTGTGATATTTCCTCCGAAACATCTAGAATATTGAAGATAAACGCTACggtcaaaaactcaaaatcccTAACGCCACGCAGCAGAATTTCTCCTCTGACAGATAAATAAGAAAACGCAAACAAAACAACCAGAACTGAATTCATTAAGAAAGAAGCACACACGGAGAGAGAATTTCCGGCGAATCAATGGCGGAGCACTTGGCGTCGATATTCGGAACAGAGAAAGACAGAGTGAACTGTCCGTTTTACTTCAAGATCGGAGCTTGTAGACACGGTGATCGATGCTCTCGTCTCCACACCAAACCAAGCGTCAGCCCTACGCTTCTTTTATCAAACATGTACCAGCGCCCTGATATGATTACTCCTGGTGTTGACGCCCAGGGTAACCCTATCGATCCTCGCAGGATCCAGCAACACTTCGAGGTAATTACgactcatttaatttatttattttgtacttGAGTTTCGAGGAATTAAGtgtttgaaataaaatcaagaatttgAAAGTTCCAATCTTAATCAATTACAGGAATTTTATGAGGATTTATTTGAGGAGCTAAGAAAATACGGGGAAATTGAGAGCCTGAATGTCTGTGACAATCTTGCTGACCACATGGTATGTTTTCTTGAACTGGAAATTACAATTTCGTATTTCTGCTTGGATATTTCAGGAATCATTTTTATGTGTTTCCATAGGTGGGTAATGTTTATGTTCAGTTCAGAGAGGAAGAGCACGCTTCGAATGCGCTTAAGAATTTGACTGGGAGGTTTTATGCTGGTCAGATTCTGCTTctcttttctgttatttttatgCTCATTTTTCACTTttacatatgattttttttttgtattcccAATTTAATTGCGTGTACTTACATTTTGTTGATGTGATTGTCAATGGGTGCAGGTCGTCCTATCATTGTGGATTTCTCGCCTGTGACTGATTTCCGAGAAGCCACGTGTAGGCAATATGAGGAGAACGCATGTAACCGTGGCGGGTACTGCAATTTTATGCACCTTAAAAGAATCGGCAGGTAATgattgatgtttatttttttgttttgtttgaggtGTCTGAAGGTATGGAATTGTTTTgggtttgtatttattttactgtcttattttgtttgatgttAGGGAGTTGAGGAGTCAGTTATTTGGGAGTTACCGAAGAAGGCGTAGCCACAGCCGAAGCAGGAGCAGGAGCCCCTATAGACATCGGAGCCATGAAGAGCATTCACATAGTGGGCGTGGTTCTGGTCGAAGATATGATGATCGGGAGCACTATTATGAAAGTCGGAGCAGGAGGCATAGGAGTACAAGCCCTGGACATCGGAAGGGACGAAGTAGAAGCCCTGCGGGGAGGCGTAAACGAAGCCCGGTTAGGGAAGGCAGTGAGGAGAGGCGTGCTAAAATTGCACAATGGAATAGGGAAAGGGAGCAGCAGGAAGGAACAGCCAATAATAATGTCAATGCTGACAGCAGCAACAATGACAACGGGCAAATGCAAAATGGCAGCGGTCAAGAATATCAGCAGCACATACCACCGCAGCAAGGAGAATATGCATACTGATCTACTTTAGGTGCCTGACTTGTTTTCTCTCTGCTCTAATCATTTTCATATTCCACCTGCTTAATTAGGATGTTCCTTTCCAGCAAAGGACCGAACATTGAATAAATATAGCTTACAGCCCATTTTCCACTGTGCAGGGGGTGTGCAGGTTCTCAATTGtcatatggattttttttttttctttatctattaGCTGCATCCACTCTGCTTGACTGTGCACTTCATTGCATGACGGGCTTGAATGTTTTTGACTCTCAATTCCATTTGGATTCTTAAAATCAACATTGAAAAGATTTCAAAATAACAGAATTATTCATTCCAACTTTCCCTTTGTGCCA of the Populus nigra chromosome 7, ddPopNigr1.1, whole genome shotgun sequence genome contains:
- the LOC133699752 gene encoding glucomannan 4-beta-mannosyltransferase 2, giving the protein MGEVSQKIMIPESFQFQVSSYDISGQLKLIWELIKAPLIVPLLTLGVYISLAMSLMLLMERVYMGIVIILVKLFWKKPEKRYKWEPMQDDIESGNLNFPVILVQIPMFNEKEVYKLSIGAASNLSWPADRLVIQVLDDSTDPAIKQMVELECQRWASKGINIRYQIRENRTGYKAGALKEGLKRSYVKHCEYVCIFDADFQPEPDFLRRAIPFLVHNPDIALVQARWRFVNADECLLTRMQEMSLDYHFTVEQEVGSATHAFFGFNGTAGVWRIAAINDAGGWKDRTTVEDMDLAVRASLRGWKFVYLGDLHVKSELPSTFKAFRFQQHRWSCGPANLFRKMVMEIVRNKRVNFWKKVYVIYSFFFVRKIIAHMVTFCFYCVVLPLTILVPEVKVPIWGAVYIPSVITILNSVGTPRSIHLLFYWILFENVMSLHRTKATLIGLLEAGRVNEWVVTEKLGNTLQKAADARKANTKAPRKFRFKFTDRLNTLELGFAAFLFLCGCYDFVNGKNNYFIYLWLQTVTFFITGIGYVGTIIPSS
- the LOC133698608 gene encoding splicing factor U2af small subunit B-like; this translates as MAEHLASIFGTEKDRVNCPFYFKIGACRHGDRCSRLHTKPSVSPTLLLSNMYQRPDMITPGVDAQGNPIDPRRIQQHFEEFYEDLFEELRKYGEIESLNVCDNLADHMVGNVYVQFREEEHASNALKNLTGRFYAGRPIIVDFSPVTDFREATCRQYEENACNRGGYCNFMHLKRIGRELRSQLFGSYRRRRSHSRSRSRSPYRHRSHEEHSHSGRGSGRRYDDREHYYESRSRRHRSTSPGHRKGRSRSPAGRRKRSPVREGSEERRAKIAQWNREREQQEGTANNNVNADSSNNDNGQMQNGSGQEYQQHIPPQQGEYAY